In Geobacter anodireducens, a genomic segment contains:
- a CDS encoding oxidoreductase has protein sequence MMSVARIVAAGALGLLLAAPVAVFADESGAIPLPPPRTEGGTPLMDALRERKSSREFSKEALSPRRLSDLLWAAFGINRPDTGGRTAPSAMNRQEIDIYVATADGFYLYDARGHRLIRKGAVDIRELTGQQPFVAGAPVNLIYVADYGRMGEARGEDKAFYAAADAGAISQNVYLFCASEGLATVVRASLDAPALAKAMGLRSEQRIVLAQSVGLSGTKAEPTKPAAKRTPAPEAIWSTPARVDGPPTSGAPEDAVTAPPQTPAPKSPNPLGQPKLTIEKPTEY, from the coding sequence ATGATGAGCGTTGCACGAATCGTTGCGGCCGGGGCGCTCGGCCTTCTTCTTGCCGCACCGGTGGCTGTTTTTGCCGACGAGTCCGGGGCGATCCCCCTGCCTCCTCCCCGGACGGAGGGGGGCACGCCCCTCATGGATGCCCTGCGGGAACGGAAGAGCTCCCGGGAGTTCAGCAAAGAGGCCCTGTCTCCGCGCCGGCTTTCGGACTTGCTCTGGGCCGCCTTCGGCATCAACCGGCCCGATACGGGGGGACGGACCGCCCCCTCGGCCATGAACCGGCAGGAGATCGACATCTATGTGGCGACAGCCGACGGCTTCTATCTCTATGACGCCCGGGGCCACCGGCTCATCCGGAAGGGCGCCGTGGACATCCGCGAGTTGACCGGTCAGCAGCCCTTCGTGGCCGGAGCGCCCGTGAACCTGATCTATGTGGCCGATTACGGCAGGATGGGCGAGGCCAGGGGCGAGGACAAGGCATTCTACGCCGCCGCCGATGCTGGTGCCATCAGTCAGAACGTGTATCTCTTCTGCGCCTCGGAAGGGCTTGCCACCGTGGTGCGTGCGTCCCTGGACGCCCCGGCCCTGGCAAAGGCCATGGGGCTGCGCAGCGAACAGCGGATCGTGCTTGCCCAGTCCGTGGGTTTGTCCGGGACAAAGGCGGAACCAACGAAACCGGCGGCAAAGCGGACCCCGGCGCCGGAGGCCATCTGGTCGACTCCCGCCCGGGTCGACGGCCCCCCCACCTCGGGGGCGCCCGAGGATGCGGTCACGGCACCGCCCCAAACGCCTGCGCCGAAGTCGCCCAATCCCCTCGGCCAGCCGAAGCTGACCATCGAGAAGCCGACGGAATACTGA
- a CDS encoding peptidase — MVVCVGNDLVADDAVGYEIHRRLAGAPLPAGVRLHYAAVGGIALLDYLTGGEAAMIVVDAVQFGAPAGTIHHLAWDELPNFGGGSISAHSIGLKETMDIGKLLYPERLPPTVTLVGIEGRCFDRPRDAMSPAVASAIEPAVALIRNYLHTLGQGI; from the coding sequence GTGGTGGTCTGCGTCGGCAACGACCTGGTGGCCGACGACGCCGTGGGGTACGAGATCCACCGGCGGCTGGCCGGGGCGCCCCTCCCCGCGGGCGTACGGCTCCACTACGCGGCCGTGGGCGGAATCGCCCTCCTGGACTACCTGACCGGCGGGGAAGCGGCCATGATCGTGGTGGACGCGGTCCAGTTCGGCGCACCGGCCGGAACGATCCACCACCTGGCGTGGGACGAGCTCCCGAATTTCGGGGGCGGGTCCATCTCGGCCCACTCCATCGGCCTGAAGGAAACCATGGACATCGGGAAGCTCCTCTACCCGGAGCGGCTGCCGCCGACGGTGACCCTGGTGGGAATCGAGGGGCGCTGCTTCGACCGGCCCCGCGACGCCATGTCGCCGGCGGTGGCATCAGCCATAGAACCGGCCGTCGCCCTGATCCGTAACTATCTCCATACTCTCGGACAAGGAATCTGA
- a CDS encoding ferredoxin: MVEIKVHEEACRGCRMCVDICPTTVFAYDEEKRLCVVEHQEDCIACLSCTYICPSGAISQENYHVVKNFYRDLVFCTKMEKFI; the protein is encoded by the coding sequence ATGGTCGAGATCAAGGTCCATGAAGAGGCGTGCCGGGGTTGCCGGATGTGCGTCGACATCTGTCCCACCACGGTCTTTGCCTATGACGAGGAAAAGCGGCTCTGCGTGGTGGAGCACCAGGAGGACTGCATCGCCTGCCTGAGTTGCACCTATATCTGCCCCTCGGGGGCCATCAGCCAGGAGAACTATCACGTGGTCAAGAACTTCTACCGCGACCTGGTCTTCTGCACCAAGATGGAGAAGTTCATATGA
- a CDS encoding methyl viologen-reducing hydrogenase yields the protein MNKTITIDPVTRIEGHARVFIDLDDAGALTAAGLVVNELRGFEKILTGMDADRMPLVTARICGVCPTAHHLAATNALDNAAGVEPPPAAKLLRELMYMGHVIHSHCLSLFVLQGPDLVLGLDADPAVRNVVGVVQAAPDIAKKALQCRSIGQKINELVGGRGTHPVTSVAGGIAFVLDADRERQLNAWIDEARGLVLELAPVVKQLLMKMLDTHPAMLQQWVAPAWSVGTVKADGTLALVNGEIRAVDEGGALKARFPSADYDSYMSESAVEFSYMKQVSFVDGDNRHDYRVGPLARLNVSERYGTPLADREREEFIRTVGRPCHANALQPWARLIELLHCTERAGEIMADPAIHGETRVPVTFSGGRGVGHVEAPRGTLIHDYEIDENGIVRAANLIVATQQNYALINAMIAQAATSHVINRPDDQALLNAVEFGIRCYDPCLSCATHALGAMPLEIVVNRAARPRVIRRNC from the coding sequence ATGAACAAGACCATAACCATTGATCCCGTAACCCGCATCGAGGGGCACGCGCGGGTCTTCATCGACCTGGACGATGCGGGTGCGCTCACGGCCGCGGGGCTCGTGGTGAACGAGCTGCGCGGTTTCGAGAAGATCCTGACCGGCATGGACGCGGACCGGATGCCCCTGGTCACGGCCCGCATCTGCGGGGTCTGCCCCACGGCCCACCACCTGGCCGCCACCAACGCCCTGGACAATGCCGCGGGCGTGGAACCGCCGCCGGCCGCGAAACTGCTGCGCGAGCTCATGTACATGGGGCACGTGATCCACTCCCACTGCCTCTCCCTGTTCGTGCTGCAGGGTCCCGACCTGGTCCTGGGCCTCGACGCCGACCCCGCCGTCCGCAACGTGGTCGGGGTGGTGCAGGCGGCCCCGGATATCGCCAAGAAGGCCCTCCAGTGCCGCTCCATCGGCCAGAAGATCAACGAGCTGGTCGGCGGGCGGGGCACCCACCCCGTCACCTCGGTGGCCGGCGGGATCGCCTTCGTGCTCGACGCCGACCGGGAGCGGCAGCTCAACGCCTGGATCGACGAGGCCCGCGGCCTTGTGCTGGAGCTGGCGCCCGTGGTGAAGCAGCTCCTGATGAAGATGCTCGACACCCATCCGGCCATGCTGCAGCAATGGGTCGCCCCGGCCTGGAGCGTCGGCACGGTCAAGGCCGACGGCACCCTGGCCCTGGTGAACGGCGAGATCCGGGCCGTGGATGAGGGCGGCGCCCTGAAGGCCCGGTTCCCCTCGGCCGATTACGATTCGTACATGTCCGAGTCGGCGGTGGAGTTCTCCTACATGAAGCAGGTTTCCTTTGTGGACGGGGACAATCGCCACGACTACCGGGTGGGCCCCCTGGCCCGGCTCAACGTCTCCGAGCGCTACGGCACTCCCCTGGCGGACCGGGAGCGGGAAGAGTTCATCCGTACCGTGGGGCGCCCCTGCCACGCCAATGCGCTCCAGCCTTGGGCCCGTCTCATCGAGCTCCTCCACTGCACCGAGCGGGCCGGGGAAATCATGGCCGATCCGGCCATCCACGGCGAGACCCGCGTGCCCGTGACCTTCTCCGGTGGCCGGGGCGTGGGGCATGTGGAGGCGCCCCGGGGCACCCTGATCCACGACTATGAGATCGATGAGAACGGCATTGTCCGGGCGGCGAACCTGATCGTGGCGACCCAGCAGAATTACGCCCTGATCAACGCCATGATCGCCCAGGCCGCCACCTCCCACGTCATCAACCGCCCCGACGACCAGGCGCTGCTCAATGCGGTTGAATTCGGCATCCGCTGCTACGACCCCTGCCTCTCCTGCGCCACCCATGCCCTGGGCGCCATGCCCCTGGAAATCGTCGTGAACCGTGCCGCAAGGCCCCGCGTCATCCGGAGGAACTGCTGA
- a CDS encoding methyl viologen-reducing hydrogenase, producing the protein MSTVPINLEWLSDCSGCHIAIVDLHEKILSVLDSVTIQRCPVLTDVKDYPKAKVGLVSGAIRTEHDRHAAMEMRKSCDLIIAWGSCAVYGGIAGAGNVHSCQEIMDTVYTGNKTTATTTPPTREVSALEPSVSPLDSVIDVDLYLPGCAPHPAFVFDALLALLEGRSPRIANRETVCARCRRTMEKTEVDRIRKNSEGVPDPDRCFLSQGYLCMGSVTLDRCMSPCPLNGIPCSGCAGATMQVLAEPNRDIRTEIAERMSRLTSIPREAIVREIERTAKTHYSYTMATPMIGEKPTFLIRKWTDEERDDYEQDHNH; encoded by the coding sequence GTGAGCACCGTCCCGATCAACCTGGAATGGCTCAGTGACTGCTCCGGCTGCCATATCGCCATCGTGGACCTGCACGAAAAGATCCTGTCGGTCCTGGACTCGGTCACCATCCAGCGCTGCCCGGTTCTGACCGACGTGAAGGATTACCCCAAGGCGAAAGTGGGGCTGGTCTCCGGCGCCATCCGGACCGAGCACGACCGCCACGCGGCCATGGAGATGCGCAAGAGCTGCGACCTGATCATTGCCTGGGGCTCCTGCGCCGTGTACGGCGGGATCGCCGGGGCCGGCAACGTCCACTCCTGCCAGGAGATCATGGACACGGTCTACACCGGCAACAAGACCACGGCGACCACCACTCCGCCCACGAGGGAAGTGTCGGCCCTGGAACCGTCCGTGTCGCCGCTGGACAGCGTGATCGACGTGGACCTCTACCTCCCCGGCTGTGCCCCCCACCCGGCCTTTGTCTTCGATGCCCTCCTGGCGCTCCTGGAAGGACGCTCGCCCCGCATCGCCAACCGGGAGACGGTCTGTGCCCGCTGCCGGAGAACCATGGAAAAGACCGAGGTGGACCGGATCAGGAAGAATTCGGAAGGGGTGCCCGACCCGGACCGCTGCTTCCTGAGCCAGGGCTACCTCTGCATGGGGTCGGTGACCCTGGACCGCTGCATGTCCCCCTGCCCCCTGAACGGCATCCCGTGCAGCGGCTGCGCCGGCGCCACCATGCAGGTGCTGGCCGAGCCCAACCGCGACATCAGGACCGAGATCGCCGAGCGGATGTCGCGCCTGACCAGCATCCCGCGCGAGGCCATTGTCCGGGAAATCGAGCGGACGGCCAAGACCCACTATTCCTACACCATGGCCACCCCCATGATCGGCGAGAAGCCCACCTTCCTGATCCGGAAATGGACCGACGAGGAACGAGACGACTATGAACAAGACCATAACCATTGA
- a CDS encoding arylesterase — translation MNLRKGLITVIALTALAECDRREAARPAAPAQQEARATAGTIVAVGDSLTAGYGLDEHDAYPAQLERLLREAGRPWRVVNAGISGETSSGALSRVNWVLTLKPDIVILVTGANDGLRGIDPKVTEKNLDEMVRTLKERNVTVVLGGMKMVANLGRDYTRAFAAVYPAVAKRHDLILIPFFLEGVAGRPDLNQADGIHPTAEGYRIVSDTVLPYAIKAIDQTPPLGG, via the coding sequence GTGAATCTCAGAAAAGGTCTGATAACGGTCATTGCGCTGACCGCCCTGGCCGAGTGCGACCGCAGGGAGGCTGCCCGGCCCGCTGCTCCGGCGCAGCAGGAGGCCCGGGCCACGGCAGGGACCATCGTGGCGGTGGGGGACAGCCTCACCGCCGGCTACGGCCTCGACGAACACGATGCCTACCCGGCCCAACTGGAGCGGCTGCTGCGGGAGGCCGGTCGCCCCTGGCGGGTGGTGAACGCGGGGATCAGCGGCGAGACCAGCAGCGGCGCCCTGTCGCGCGTGAACTGGGTCCTGACCCTGAAGCCGGATATCGTTATCCTGGTCACCGGCGCCAATGACGGCCTGCGGGGGATCGACCCGAAGGTGACGGAAAAGAATCTCGACGAGATGGTCCGTACGCTGAAGGAGCGCAACGTCACCGTGGTCCTGGGCGGGATGAAGATGGTCGCGAACCTGGGCCGGGACTACACCCGCGCCTTTGCCGCCGTCTATCCGGCCGTGGCGAAGCGCCATGACCTGATCCTGATTCCCTTTTTCCTGGAAGGGGTTGCAGGGCGCCCCGACCTGAACCAGGCCGACGGCATCCACCCCACGGCCGAGGGATACCGGATCGTGTCCGATACGGTACTTCCCTACGCGATCAAGGCCATCGATCAGACTCCGCCATTAGGCGGATAA
- a CDS encoding ABC transporter: protein MIIEARDLSKTYTVGDRRIQVLDRVSLAVGPGEFLVIEGESGSGKSTLLSLLSGLDRPDSGRVIIEGRDITDLSEDDLAPLRNETFGFVFQSFHLVPSLSTLENVMFPAELRGDGAAREKAEALLARVGLTGRAASLPHQLSGGERQRCAICRALVNDPRIIFADEPTGNLDSVNGRGILDILLELHRERRTTLVLVTHSPEIARTADRVVRLHDGRIQAP from the coding sequence ATGATCATCGAAGCCCGCGACCTATCAAAAACCTACACCGTCGGCGACCGCCGCATCCAGGTCCTCGACAGGGTCTCACTGGCCGTGGGGCCGGGGGAATTCCTGGTCATCGAAGGGGAAAGCGGCAGCGGCAAGAGCACCCTGCTCTCGCTCCTGTCGGGGCTCGACCGTCCCGATTCGGGCCGAGTCATCATCGAGGGGCGCGACATCACCGACCTCTCCGAGGACGATCTGGCCCCCCTGCGCAACGAAACCTTCGGCTTCGTGTTCCAGTCGTTCCACCTGGTGCCGTCCCTGTCGACCCTGGAGAACGTCATGTTCCCGGCTGAGCTGCGGGGGGACGGGGCGGCCCGGGAAAAAGCCGAGGCGCTCCTGGCCCGGGTGGGGCTCACGGGACGGGCCGCGAGCCTGCCTCACCAGCTCTCCGGGGGCGAAAGGCAGCGCTGCGCCATCTGCCGGGCCCTGGTGAACGACCCGCGCATCATCTTCGCGGACGAGCCCACCGGCAACCTGGATTCGGTGAACGGCCGGGGGATTCTCGACATCCTGCTGGAGCTGCACCGGGAGCGGCGGACAACGCTTGTCCTGGTGACCCACAGCCCCGAGATCGCCCGCACCGCCGACCGGGTGGTGCGGCTCCACGACGGCCGGATTCAGGCCCCATGA